The following DNA comes from Pedosphaera parvula Ellin514.
TGCTGGACCAAGTCAGAGCCATGACTCCTGTGGGTCGCCTTGGCAACCCGGAGGAAGTTGCGGATGCGGTGGCCTTCCTCGCCAGTCCGCGCGCGGGCTATATCACCGGCCAGGTTCTCTCAGTGAACGGTGGCATCTATATGTAACGTCCGCTCACGCCTGGACACCGGAATCATGCCATGGCGGCAGCTTAAGACCTGCAGCCATGGCATTTCTAATTCAGCGCCTCCAAGCTATCTTCTTGAGCGCGAACGCTCAGTACGTGAATGGCGCGTTTTAGTCCTGTGACGCGAATGGCGTGCTGCGGAAACGCTGTGCGAACGATGTGCTGAAGTTCCATTACCCAAATGGCGCTGTGACTCGCCGTTGTGCGAACGGCGCGCTGGCGGCTCGACTCCTTTCTCCAGTTCCGGCTCTTCATGCGATTTCGGTTTTGAGCTCGAAGGTTCAGGCGGCAGATCATAAATGGTGGCTACCGAACCGTAGGTAGTCGGCTTCATCGTTGAAATGCTTCGTATCGAATGCCGGACATCTTCGAGTCCGGTTGCCCACAACTCCTCCACTGTGGCGCGCGAGAACTCATAATCCTTCGAATAGCCGGCATGTGACAGACCACGATTGGTCAGGCGCGCGATCGTCATCTCCCCGATATCGCGTACTGGCAGAAGAGCTTTTACGTCCGGATCATTCTTGAGCGAAGCTGGCAGCTTGCCCAGCAACCGTTTCAGTGCCAGGTGCATTTCAGCCAGTTTCCTGATCCGATCGCTACTGAAGGGTACCCGGCTCGCATAACGAATGTCCAAGTCCCGCCTCAGCACCTCATCAATATCCTTCGGCAGGTCTCCGTCCGCTTTGAAGATGTCGACTTGCAGCACCAACGCCTTCTCCCGCGGCAAGTGCTCCAATACATACCAGAGCGGCGAATTGGACACGACACCACCATCCCAATAGTACTCCCCGTCAATCCCCACCGGAGGAAGCCCTGGCGGCAATGCACCGCTCGCCCGCACGTGGTCCGGAGTTATCTGTGTCTCGTGATTGTCAAAATAGACGGATTTGCCAGTGCTTACGTTGACCGTGCCGAGCGAAAGGCGCACCTTATGGCGGTTGATCAGGTCGAAGTCGGCCAGTTCTTCGAGCGTAGCTGTGAGCATTTCCGTGTCATAGTAGCTCAGGCGTTCCGGCACTTCGTCCGGAATGGAAAAGGAAGGCGGCGGCACGCGCGGAATGAAA
Coding sequences within:
- a CDS encoding patatin-like phospholipase family protein produces the protein MNGKFDHTILLLQGGGALGAYQAGAYEGLVEAGIVPDWVVGISIGGMNAALIAGNPPGRRVERLRAFWERVSAHVPLIPPPWLDPIRPALNQLSASASIINGVPGFFIPRVPPPSFSIPDEVPERLSYYDTEMLTATLEELADFDLINRHKVRLSLGTVNVSTGKSVYFDNHETQITPDHVRASGALPPGLPPVGIDGEYYWDGGVVSNSPLWYVLEHLPREKALVLQVDIFKADGDLPKDIDEVLRRDLDIRYASRVPFSSDRIRKLAEMHLALKRLLGKLPASLKNDPDVKALLPVRDIGEMTIARLTNRGLSHAGYSKDYEFSRATVEELWATGLEDVRHSIRSISTMKPTTYGSVATIYDLPPEPSSSKPKSHEEPELEKGVEPPARRSHNGESQRHLGNGTSAHRSHSVSAARHSRHRTKTRHSRTERSRSRR